A genomic segment from Glycine soja cultivar W05 chromosome 18, ASM419377v2, whole genome shotgun sequence encodes:
- the LOC114394537 gene encoding DNA ligase 1-like — translation MMQMKNTPLYRTTPWGGMAEPCFRKAPSKVVSIPVHFVGSERTRTNSDSATEIQRVLRGFLVRNTLRKITAMRVELERIESEISVEVMKLKREQRERVRVSETIMNLLLKLDSVRVLHYSGLRECRKSLINKAIALQEMLDQMAVTHSDEMEEKESECVEAKNCLVEEEEEEGEGEGSGMETLKNGEIEMEEEEGKVKWVREDNCLVKEEEDNGIETLRSGEVERQKEESGCMEEESIGLGKSLVVEKEGEIECEEEQEEGEEIEALRNEEVEDKEGVGTSSVAENCLMKEEGGDYERAEGDGKKKDLLEKMVEDNQKMVEMMTQLFQRNEMQTTLLTSLSQRVEQLERALACEKLRRKKKRKADAKIKRNNPKNGFI, via the coding sequence ATGATGCAGATGAAGAACACCCCTTTGTACAGAACAACTCCTTGGGGGGGTATGGCTGAGCCTTGTTTTCGCAAAGCACCCTCTAAGGTGGTTTCCATCCCTGTTCACTTCGTGGGGTCAGAGCGCACCAGAACAAATTCTGATTCTGCCACAGAGATCCAGAGGGTGCTGAGAGGATTTCTGGTGAGGAACACCTTGAGGAAAATCACTGCCATGAGGGTGGAGTTGGAGCGGATTGAGAGCGAGATAAGTGTGGAAGTGATGAAATTGAAGAGGGAACAAAGGGAGAGGGTGAGGGTAAGCGAGACCATCATGAACTTGCTTCTCAAGTTGGATTCTGTTAGGGTGTTGCACTACTCTGGCCTCAGAGAGTGCAGAAAGTCTCTCATCAACAAAGCTATTGCCCTTCAAGAAATGCTAGATCAAATGGCTGTCACTCATTCTGATGAGATGGAAGAGAAGGAAAGTGAGTGTGTGGAAGCAAAGAATTGTTTGgtggaggaagaggaagaggaaggggAAGGGGAAGGCAGTGGAATGGAAACTTTGAAGAATGGGGAGATAGaaatggaggaggaggagggaaAGGTGAAATGGGTTAGAGAAGATAATTGTTTGGtgaaggaagaggaagataATGGAATAGAAACTTTGAGGAGTGGGGAGGTAGAACGGCAAAAGGAGGAGAGTGGTTGCATGGAAGAAGAAAGTATTGGGTTGGGAAAAAGTTTGGTTGTAGAAAAGGAGGGAGAAATTGAATGCGAGGAGGAGCAAGAGGAAGGTGAAGAAATTGAAGCTTTGAGGAATGAGGAGGTGGAAGACAAAGAGGGTGTGGGAACAAGTTCGGTTGCGGAGAATTGTTTGATGAAAGAGGAAGGAGGGGATTATGAAAGAGCGGAAGGAGATGGGAAGAAGAAGGACTTGTTGGAGAAGATGGTGGAGGACAATCAGAAGATGGTGGAGATGATGACACAACTGTTTCAGAGGAATGAGATGCAGACTACACTTCTCACCTCTCTCTCGCAAAGGGTGGAACAGCTTGAGAGAGCCTTGGCTTGTGAGAAGTTgaggaggaagaaaaagagaaaggctGATGCCAAAATTAAACGAAATAATCCTAAAAATGGCTTCATCTGA